A DNA window from Amycolatopsis sp. DSM 110486 contains the following coding sequences:
- a CDS encoding helix-turn-helix transcriptional regulator: protein MTDTARIGGWLHVAQSVATPPDGSDAGEVIRWYRQQHNLTQQEAADLLSTTQSWVSKVEKSKLVPGVAELRLIASKLHIPPERLGVLPDRSADAIPKPGQVSEAGAPHESQEQWKFVRQELNANRAVLGDLASELYPKSHVIAGTTVLTQPAWLPSSPVELTDVKLNWLADSPPKPSITGGMEQTKGVRPLAADGEQFRLYSRALRDLARPKLLDNRVSYRLLDVDWTGDRGRFGFNYTTYFDVLDVCEPAAHEFADAWLRAGRKRPSLAHLPLRRHIEDPFDLLARPMLPSINTLTIRRDPIDGHRMFLHRRDAKATAVAGGMFHVIPAGVFQPAALAPAHQSNDFSMWRNIQREYSEEFLGNPEHDGNSLDPIDYDQDEPFRSFAAARAAGDFRVFACAVVLEPLTLWVELLTVAVIDGPVFDRLFANMVAVNEEGAVVSTDAAQPTVGIPFNTEARERLKSEPLSPISRACIELAWQHRNTLLAS, encoded by the coding sequence ATGGCTTCACGTGGCACAGTCTGTCGCGACTCCGCCTGATGGCTCCGATGCCGGCGAGGTGATCCGCTGGTACCGGCAGCAACACAACCTCACTCAGCAGGAAGCCGCTGACCTGCTGAGTACTACGCAGTCGTGGGTGTCCAAGGTCGAGAAGAGCAAGCTCGTTCCTGGCGTCGCCGAGCTGCGGTTGATCGCCAGCAAGCTGCACATTCCGCCGGAGCGCTTGGGTGTCCTACCCGACCGCTCGGCTGACGCCATCCCCAAGCCCGGACAGGTCAGCGAGGCCGGCGCGCCGCACGAGAGCCAAGAGCAATGGAAGTTCGTGCGACAAGAGTTGAATGCCAACCGTGCTGTGCTCGGTGACCTCGCCTCCGAGCTGTACCCCAAATCGCACGTCATCGCCGGCACGACCGTCCTCACACAGCCCGCTTGGCTGCCCTCCAGCCCGGTTGAGCTGACGGACGTGAAGTTGAACTGGCTCGCCGACTCGCCACCCAAGCCATCCATCACAGGCGGCATGGAGCAGACCAAGGGCGTTCGGCCGCTCGCCGCGGACGGTGAGCAGTTCAGGCTCTACTCTCGAGCCCTTCGAGACCTCGCACGGCCCAAGCTGTTGGACAACCGGGTCAGCTATCGCCTTCTCGACGTCGACTGGACGGGCGATCGAGGTCGATTCGGCTTCAACTACACGACCTATTTTGACGTGCTCGACGTGTGTGAACCGGCGGCGCACGAGTTTGCCGACGCCTGGCTTCGTGCGGGACGGAAGCGGCCCAGCCTTGCCCACCTACCGTTGCGCCGGCATATCGAGGACCCGTTCGACCTGCTGGCACGCCCGATGCTGCCCAGCATCAACACTCTGACCATCCGGCGCGACCCGATCGACGGGCACCGGATGTTCCTTCACCGCCGTGACGCCAAGGCCACGGCGGTCGCAGGTGGCATGTTTCACGTCATCCCCGCCGGCGTGTTCCAGCCGGCCGCCTTGGCGCCTGCGCACCAGTCGAACGACTTCTCGATGTGGCGCAACATCCAGCGCGAGTACTCCGAGGAATTCCTCGGCAACCCCGAGCACGATGGCAACTCTCTTGACCCGATCGACTACGACCAGGACGAACCGTTCCGCTCGTTCGCCGCTGCTCGCGCAGCCGGCGACTTCCGGGTCTTCGCCTGCGCAGTGGTGCTTGAACCGCTGACCCTTTGGGTGGAATTGCTGACCGTCGCCGTCATCGACGGCCCGGTGTTTGACCGGCTCTTCGCCAACATGGTCGCGGTCAACGAGGAAGGCGCTGTCGTCAGCACCGACGCGGCTCAGCCGACGGTCGGCATTCCCTTCAACACCGAAGCCCGGGAGCGGCTGAAGTCCGAACCGCTTTCGCCGATCTCGCGCGCTTGTATCGAGCTGGCCTGGCAGCACCGAAACACGTTGCTGGCAAGCTGA
- a CDS encoding NAD-dependent epimerase/dehydratase family protein: MRVLVTGAAGFLGHAVVAALAYRGHEPVAFVRDASTAPRQAAATAVGSLEDPASLRAAVHGVDGVCHLAARARVRESLTDPVSYWRTNVGGTLNLLDALTDRETPASLVLASTAAVYGTPETQPINEDAPIAPTNPYGATKAAADLAAANVAATGQLGAISLRAFNIAGAVDGCHDRDLTRLIPKVLAVQAGLAGELGLNGDGTAVRDFVHVADMAHAFVLAVEACTAGEWRAYNVGSGRETSINDVLTAAEQVTGRPVRTKRNPPANEPRVLLADSRRIRDELGWQALNSDLLRILSDGWNALTSTYAAPE, from the coding sequence GTGCGCGTTCTCGTCACCGGCGCGGCCGGGTTCCTCGGACACGCCGTCGTCGCTGCCCTCGCCTACCGGGGGCACGAACCGGTGGCCTTCGTGCGCGACGCATCCACGGCGCCACGACAGGCAGCGGCGACGGCAGTCGGGAGCCTTGAGGACCCGGCAAGCCTCAGAGCCGCGGTCCACGGCGTCGACGGCGTGTGCCACCTCGCGGCCCGCGCGCGAGTGCGCGAGTCCCTAACCGATCCCGTGAGCTACTGGCGCACGAACGTCGGCGGCACGCTCAATTTGCTGGACGCTCTCACGGACCGAGAAACGCCGGCAAGTCTCGTCCTGGCGTCCACGGCGGCCGTCTACGGCACTCCAGAGACTCAGCCCATCAACGAGGATGCACCGATCGCTCCGACGAACCCGTACGGAGCGACCAAGGCGGCGGCCGACCTCGCAGCGGCAAACGTCGCGGCGACGGGACAGCTTGGAGCGATCAGCCTTCGCGCCTTCAACATCGCTGGCGCCGTTGACGGCTGCCACGATCGTGACCTCACCCGCTTGATCCCCAAGGTGCTCGCGGTCCAGGCCGGCCTCGCTGGTGAGTTGGGCCTCAACGGCGACGGGACGGCAGTCCGCGACTTCGTGCACGTGGCGGACATGGCCCACGCGTTCGTTCTCGCCGTCGAGGCATGCACCGCCGGCGAGTGGCGCGCCTACAACGTCGGCAGCGGCCGGGAGACGTCGATCAACGACGTTCTCACCGCGGCCGAGCAGGTCACCGGACGCCCCGTCCGGACCAAGCGGAATCCGCCAGCGAACGAACCGCGGGTGCTGCTCGCGGACAGTCGGCGCATCCGCGACGAGTTGGGTTGGCAAGCCTTGAACTCAGATTTGTTGCGGATTCTTTCGGATGGCTGGAACGCTCTGACCAGCACGTATGCCGCCCCGGAATAG
- a CDS encoding GntR family transcriptional regulator, with the protein MEAEPRLQAPFEQVAEKIAEEIRSGTYALGAKLPNQRDLAERYEVAIATLQKALGLLRERGWVNSRAPVGTFVAASIPDTVEPAPSLPELSAQVKDLQAEVASLRKSVDDLRAARS; encoded by the coding sequence ATGGAGGCAGAACCCCGACTTCAGGCGCCGTTCGAGCAGGTAGCCGAGAAGATCGCCGAGGAGATCCGATCCGGCACCTACGCGTTGGGGGCGAAGCTGCCGAATCAGCGAGACCTGGCCGAGCGGTACGAGGTCGCGATCGCAACGCTACAAAAGGCTCTAGGACTGCTGCGCGAGCGCGGCTGGGTCAACTCGCGTGCGCCGGTCGGCACGTTCGTGGCTGCTTCCATCCCGGACACCGTGGAGCCAGCGCCGTCTTTGCCCGAGCTGTCCGCGCAGGTCAAAGACCTACAGGCCGAGGTAGCCTCGCTCCGAAAGTCCGTCGATGACCTCAGGGCGGCGCGCAGCTAG